One part of the Thermococcus radiotolerans genome encodes these proteins:
- a CDS encoding DUF835 domain-containing protein produces the protein MLEILNVIMRFSTWGFALYRWTRKCEEFLLFLSLALWIDSLAALTQKPILEDLGVHPEPKVLTPLLALFAVIEGILLLATSLYLHGRLKTMRGQLLIILTAVGGSAYVLLATLFNTSLLLLMAFPLPFLGLSLMVTGYTLIKREVGVKSTATLFPIGAFLLGVINLTYPVTITTELASYLYGAGAVFRVMMFVGMAKYALFQITHPKAPSVDIPHGAFYVEEKRNLEVILQKMNSAGNGILITRSLPDRKVPAFPVFWITTLSPTSSWKDVLTIRPTDIGILVDLVKKHLEKGHSIVVLDCFEYLALENGFEKAFKFLLSLKDHVIKFGGTLIVATDPSAYSEKQWKIMKRELNKLEF, from the coding sequence GTGTTGGAAATCCTGAATGTAATTATGAGGTTCTCCACGTGGGGATTCGCCCTCTACAGGTGGACACGAAAATGCGAGGAATTCCTTCTCTTTCTGAGTCTGGCACTGTGGATAGATTCCCTCGCAGCCCTCACCCAAAAGCCGATACTTGAAGACCTCGGAGTTCATCCAGAGCCGAAGGTCCTGACGCCCCTTCTCGCCCTGTTCGCAGTGATTGAAGGGATACTCCTACTGGCCACGTCCCTTTACCTTCATGGACGCCTCAAGACAATGAGAGGTCAGCTTTTAATCATCCTCACGGCAGTTGGGGGCTCGGCGTACGTTCTGCTCGCAACACTCTTCAACACGTCCCTTCTGCTCCTCATGGCGTTCCCTCTGCCTTTCTTAGGGCTGTCCCTCATGGTTACAGGATACACCCTTATCAAAAGGGAAGTGGGAGTAAAAAGTACCGCCACACTCTTCCCCATTGGTGCATTTCTCCTTGGAGTCATTAACCTTACCTACCCCGTGACCATAACAACCGAACTTGCCTCGTATCTCTACGGTGCAGGGGCAGTGTTTAGGGTCATGATGTTCGTAGGGATGGCAAAATATGCACTTTTCCAGATCACACACCCCAAAGCCCCGAGTGTGGACATACCTCACGGCGCGTTTTACGTGGAGGAGAAAAGGAATCTCGAGGTGATTCTCCAGAAGATGAACTCCGCAGGAAACGGTATCCTCATAACAAGGAGCCTTCCTGACAGGAAAGTGCCTGCATTTCCAGTCTTCTGGATTACTACACTCTCCCCAACTTCGTCTTGGAAAGACGTCTTAACGATACGGCCGACTGACATAGGGATTCTTGTAGATCTGGTGAAAAAGCATCTTGAGAAGGGGCACTCCATCGTTGTTCTCGATTGCTTTGAATACCTTGCCTTGGAAAACGGCTTCGAAAAAGCCTTCAAATTCCTACTCTCACTGAAAGACCACGTTATTAAGTTTGGGGGCACCCTCATAGTGGCCACGGATCCCTCCGCGTACTCAGAAAAGCAGTGGAAAATCATGAAGAGGGAACTGAATAAGTTGGAATTCTAA
- a CDS encoding TldD/PmbA family protein encodes MFDVNEFILKKAKELGFGDVVVLGYEMDRRQVRFANNEITVAKNWHERKVELFVELEKRVAGTSITELSEENIERTLKTLLSNMKGMAPKEDYYGIAEGPFQYRDIPETFDKAIVELDEPNEYVERAINAALEEGAKRVAGVLYTDHNRLYLTTSNGVEAFDEGSGIEISVRAFIGDLESGHGTNSVRVLKKFDPESAGRKAGEIAKMAQNPEQGPEGKFDVIFDPLAFANLLSYMSFMTSAYAAEAGFSFLVNKLGQKVANEIVTIKDVGNMPNGYGTRKFDDEGVPTRETTIIENGTFKTFLLNTSMAKKYGTETTANAGLIMPHAWNIVLEPGDYSREELFSEVKRGIYITNVWYTRFQNYVAGDFSTIPRDGIFLVENGELRQIRNIRVSDNFQRILEGIKALGKESYHIHWWEVSTPVSTPYVLVEDVGITRATK; translated from the coding sequence ATGTTCGACGTTAACGAGTTCATCCTGAAGAAGGCCAAGGAGCTTGGATTTGGCGACGTCGTCGTTCTGGGCTACGAGATGGACAGGCGCCAGGTTCGCTTCGCCAACAACGAGATAACCGTCGCCAAGAACTGGCACGAGAGGAAGGTGGAGCTGTTCGTCGAGCTTGAGAAACGCGTTGCCGGAACGAGCATCACCGAGCTGAGCGAGGAGAACATCGAGAGGACTCTGAAAACCCTCCTGAGCAACATGAAGGGCATGGCGCCGAAGGAGGACTACTACGGAATCGCTGAAGGCCCGTTCCAGTACAGGGATATTCCGGAAACCTTCGATAAAGCCATAGTCGAACTCGACGAGCCGAACGAGTACGTGGAAAGGGCCATCAACGCCGCCCTTGAAGAGGGAGCTAAGAGGGTAGCAGGTGTTCTCTACACCGACCACAATAGGCTTTACCTGACCACGAGCAACGGCGTTGAGGCCTTTGACGAGGGCAGTGGGATAGAGATAAGCGTTAGGGCCTTCATCGGAGACCTTGAGAGCGGCCACGGAACGAACTCCGTGAGGGTTCTCAAGAAGTTCGACCCCGAAAGCGCCGGAAGGAAGGCCGGTGAGATAGCTAAGATGGCGCAGAACCCTGAGCAGGGGCCAGAGGGGAAGTTCGACGTAATCTTCGACCCGTTAGCGTTTGCGAACCTGCTGAGCTACATGAGCTTCATGACCTCGGCTTACGCGGCAGAGGCGGGCTTCTCCTTCCTGGTGAACAAGCTCGGCCAGAAGGTTGCCAACGAAATCGTCACGATAAAGGACGTCGGCAACATGCCCAACGGCTACGGAACGAGGAAGTTCGACGACGAAGGGGTGCCCACGAGGGAAACAACGATAATCGAGAATGGAACCTTCAAGACGTTCCTGCTCAACACGAGCATGGCGAAGAAATATGGAACCGAGACAACGGCCAACGCGGGCCTCATAATGCCCCACGCGTGGAACATCGTCCTCGAACCGGGCGACTACTCCAGGGAGGAGCTGTTCAGCGAGGTCAAGAGGGGAATCTACATCACCAACGTCTGGTACACCCGCTTCCAGAACTACGTTGCAGGGGACTTCTCGACCATCCCGAGGGACGGAATATTCCTCGTCGAGAACGGCGAGCTGAGGCAGATAAGGAACATCCGCGTCAGCGACAACTTCCAGAGGATCCTCGAGGGAATCAAGGCGCTCGGAAAGGAGAGCTACCACATCCACTGGTGGGAGGTCAGCACGCCGGTTTCAACGCCCTACGTTCTCGTGGAGGACGTTGGAATAACGAGGGCGACGAAGTAG
- a CDS encoding TldD/PmbA family protein has protein sequence MHELVEFAVEKALELGASYAEARFEEKNGTSLAMKNGNPEGLEILADRGMGIRVLVDGGMGFASTNVLTKESVSEAVKKAVKLARAASKVRNEPIRFSDEDFHEVYYEVKMRKDFRDVSPEEKMELLRKVEEEVNATGVNVPMRYLGYSDQVWHKIISNSDGAFIESVIPRVSVMYNLVVFENGQMEQAPFVQRAFSGGLELIEKDEPWNWAVKDVQALKKLIYEGQKAPEGKVDLVISPEVAGIAVHESVGHPYESDRIFGREAAQAGESFVKPDMLGERIGSEAVTVIEDPTLPNSWGFYLYDDEGVKARPRYLIKDGIITEFLTNREYAYKLGQRSNAAARAINYNREPIVRMANTYLAPGDYSFEELIEDIKLGVYMVSFNEWNIDDRRYQQRYIGREAYLIENGEIKHPVKRPILEITTRALWSSVDAVGTDVEMFPGTCGKGEPGQGVPVWMGGAHARLRDIPLRRP, from the coding sequence ATGCATGAACTCGTAGAGTTCGCGGTTGAGAAGGCCCTCGAACTGGGGGCAAGCTATGCCGAGGCCCGCTTTGAGGAGAAGAACGGCACTTCTCTGGCTATGAAGAACGGCAATCCCGAAGGCCTTGAGATACTCGCCGACAGGGGAATGGGGATAAGGGTTCTGGTCGATGGAGGAATGGGCTTCGCAAGCACCAACGTCCTCACGAAGGAGAGCGTGAGCGAGGCCGTCAAGAAGGCCGTCAAACTAGCCAGAGCGGCCTCCAAGGTGAGAAACGAGCCCATAAGGTTCAGCGATGAGGACTTCCACGAGGTTTATTACGAGGTCAAGATGCGCAAGGACTTCAGGGACGTCTCCCCGGAGGAGAAGATGGAGCTCCTCAGGAAGGTCGAGGAGGAGGTAAATGCAACCGGGGTAAACGTGCCCATGCGCTACCTCGGCTACTCCGATCAGGTGTGGCACAAGATAATATCCAACAGCGACGGGGCCTTCATCGAGAGCGTCATACCGAGGGTCTCGGTGATGTACAACCTCGTCGTTTTTGAGAACGGCCAGATGGAGCAGGCTCCCTTCGTCCAGAGGGCGTTCTCCGGCGGATTGGAGCTCATCGAAAAGGACGAGCCGTGGAATTGGGCGGTTAAGGACGTCCAGGCCCTCAAGAAGCTGATTTATGAAGGTCAGAAGGCTCCCGAAGGCAAGGTTGACTTGGTCATAAGCCCTGAGGTGGCAGGCATAGCCGTTCACGAGAGCGTCGGGCACCCCTACGAGTCGGACAGGATTTTCGGCAGGGAAGCGGCGCAGGCCGGAGAGAGCTTCGTCAAGCCAGACATGCTCGGCGAGAGAATCGGAAGTGAAGCCGTCACCGTCATAGAGGACCCGACCCTGCCGAACAGCTGGGGCTTCTACCTCTACGACGACGAGGGCGTCAAAGCGAGGCCGCGCTACCTTATCAAGGACGGAATAATCACCGAGTTCCTCACCAACAGGGAGTATGCCTATAAGCTCGGCCAGCGCTCCAACGCGGCCGCGAGGGCGATAAACTACAACCGCGAACCGATAGTCAGGATGGCCAACACCTACCTAGCACCCGGGGATTACTCATTCGAGGAGCTGATTGAGGACATCAAGCTCGGTGTTTACATGGTCTCGTTCAACGAGTGGAACATCGACGACAGGCGCTATCAGCAGAGATACATCGGCAGGGAGGCCTACCTCATCGAGAACGGTGAGATAAAGCACCCAGTCAAGAGGCCTATCCTTGAGATAACCACCAGAGCGTTGTGGAGCAGCGTCGATGCCGTTGGAACGGATGTCGAGATGTTCCCTGGAACCTGCGGGAAGGGCGAACCTGGACAGGGCGTCCCCGTCTGGATGGGCGGAGCCCACGCGAGGCTCAGGGATATACCGCTGAGGAGGCCGTGA
- a CDS encoding MazG nucleotide pyrophosphohydrolase domain-containing protein, with translation MEIREFQEMIREIYFHKDSKRGVERTFLWFVEEVGELSEAIRKNDREAMEEEFADVLAWLASLANLLDIDIEEAAKKKYPGVCPYCGKKPCECEEKF, from the coding sequence ATGGAGATACGTGAGTTTCAGGAGATGATTAGGGAGATCTACTTCCACAAGGACTCGAAGAGGGGAGTGGAGAGAACCTTTCTCTGGTTCGTAGAGGAAGTTGGCGAGCTGAGCGAGGCGATAAGGAAAAACGACCGCGAGGCCATGGAGGAGGAGTTCGCCGACGTTTTAGCGTGGCTCGCCAGCTTGGCCAACCTACTCGATATCGATATTGAGGAAGCGGCGAAGAAGAAATATCCCGGCGTCTGCCCCTACTGCGGAAAGAAGCCGTGTGAATGCGAGGAGAAGTTTTAA
- a CDS encoding aspartate/glutamate racemase family protein, translated as MRKIGIIGGTSPEATCYYYKKYLEISREKFEPYVFPELIIYSINFKEFIHNPNGWEGRKEILIKAAKALENAGAEIISLSANTPHIVFPDVQEAVSVPMVSIIDALIEEMKRRGVRRVLLLGTKTTMTADFYKNALREAGFDVITPNEGEMDELNRIITEELMFENFASRDWVIDLINRYIEKEGIEGVILGCTELPLIVKQGDVEAEVFDTVEIHMRKLIEVASE; from the coding sequence ATGAGGAAGATAGGAATAATAGGCGGAACCAGCCCTGAGGCGACGTGTTATTACTACAAGAAATACCTGGAGATAAGCCGCGAAAAGTTCGAGCCCTACGTCTTTCCCGAGCTGATAATCTACTCGATAAACTTCAAGGAGTTCATCCACAACCCGAACGGCTGGGAGGGGAGGAAGGAGATACTCATAAAGGCCGCCAAGGCCCTTGAGAATGCTGGAGCGGAGATAATATCGCTCTCGGCCAACACGCCGCACATCGTCTTCCCGGACGTTCAGGAAGCCGTGAGCGTCCCGATGGTGAGCATAATCGACGCGCTCATCGAGGAAATGAAGAGGAGAGGCGTTAGGCGGGTTCTCCTCCTTGGGACGAAGACAACCATGACCGCCGACTTCTACAAGAACGCCCTCCGCGAGGCCGGTTTCGATGTCATCACGCCGAACGAGGGGGAGATGGACGAGTTGAACAGAATCATCACCGAGGAGCTTATGTTCGAGAACTTCGCCAGCAGGGACTGGGTGATCGACCTCATCAACCGCTACATAGAGAAGGAAGGAATCGAAGGCGTCATCCTCGGTTGCACCGAGCTCCCGCTGATAGTGAAGCAGGGGGACGTTGAGGCCGAGGTCTTTGACACCGTTGAGATCCACATGAGGAAGCTCATCGAGGTAGCTAGCGAGTGA
- a CDS encoding MinD/ParA family ATP-binding protein, with amino-acid sequence MVVIGITGFEGSGKTALTANIGACLAMRGIRTLLVDADLYFPNLAFQFGIAPKYTIHAYLENPRMDLEWLTYPYMEIKNLHLLLGDPNAPIRHRLSFKNLTTLIEYFKPAYGAVLIDFPSGLPIDAHPLIPELDYQVLVIDPSTVPLRNLHDWVDSAIRKFLHLGIEDFWVILNKPLIPEKNLEALEKFVSEELEVPLLGTVPYDPLILEGTYNGTPLCAWNDELGVITKLSYTFEEIFF; translated from the coding sequence ATGGTGGTCATAGGAATAACCGGCTTTGAAGGCAGCGGTAAGACCGCCCTAACTGCGAACATAGGGGCCTGCCTAGCCATGAGAGGCATCAGAACCCTTCTCGTCGACGCCGACCTGTACTTCCCCAACCTGGCGTTCCAGTTCGGGATTGCACCCAAATACACGATTCACGCCTACCTAGAGAACCCAAGGATGGACCTGGAGTGGTTAACGTATCCGTACATGGAGATAAAGAACCTGCACCTCCTCCTGGGTGACCCCAACGCCCCAATACGGCACAGACTATCCTTCAAAAACCTCACGACTCTTATCGAGTACTTCAAACCTGCATACGGCGCCGTTCTCATAGATTTTCCCTCGGGCCTTCCGATAGACGCCCATCCACTCATCCCGGAGCTCGATTATCAGGTGCTCGTCATAGACCCCAGCACCGTGCCCCTGAGGAACCTTCACGACTGGGTGGACTCGGCGATCAGGAAGTTCCTCCACCTGGGAATCGAGGACTTCTGGGTGATTCTCAACAAGCCGCTCATACCAGAAAAGAATCTGGAGGCCCTTGAAAAGTTCGTCTCCGAGGAACTGGAGGTTCCCCTTCTCGGCACGGTACCGTACGACCCGCTGATACTGGAGGGAACCTACAACGGCACACCGCTTTGCGCGTGGAATGACGAGCTGGGTGTGATAACCAAGCTTTCTTACACGTTTGAAGAAATTTTCTTCTAA
- a CDS encoding mechanosensitive ion channel family protein, with amino-acid sequence MVAFDEPLPYIGATPFQLVSALIILIVGYIVAKILVALFKKSMRKTKLPPLVVEFLGRFLAVLLYVVIIIVALGAVGISVSPLILGLSAVIGLILGFGLQDTLTNLAAGVWITALRPIDLGEVVEVSGQTGSVSGIGLMSTELKTPDNKVITIPNKLVWGSIIVNYTRMPTRRVNVDIGVAYGTDLDRAIKLAMDLIQSHPKVLSDPEPAVAITALADSSINLQLRAWTKTEDYWAVKGDLTKGIYELYTKEGIEIPFPQLDVHVREMPK; translated from the coding sequence ATGGTAGCCTTCGATGAGCCCCTGCCCTACATAGGGGCTACGCCGTTCCAGCTAGTATCGGCACTGATAATCCTGATAGTGGGCTACATTGTGGCAAAGATTCTGGTCGCGCTCTTCAAGAAGAGTATGAGGAAGACGAAGCTCCCCCCTCTGGTCGTTGAGTTCCTGGGGAGGTTTCTGGCGGTACTGCTCTACGTCGTCATCATAATAGTGGCGTTGGGGGCAGTCGGTATCTCCGTGTCCCCGCTCATCCTCGGCCTATCGGCCGTCATAGGCTTGATCTTGGGCTTTGGTCTGCAGGATACGCTCACCAACCTCGCCGCGGGCGTCTGGATCACCGCCCTTAGGCCCATAGACCTAGGGGAGGTCGTTGAGGTCTCGGGTCAGACAGGAAGCGTCAGCGGCATCGGACTTATGAGCACCGAGCTCAAAACCCCCGACAACAAGGTAATCACGATACCCAACAAGCTCGTGTGGGGAAGCATAATCGTGAACTACACCCGCATGCCAACGAGAAGGGTTAATGTTGACATAGGCGTCGCCTACGGCACGGACCTCGACAGGGCCATAAAGCTTGCCATGGATCTGATCCAGAGCCATCCAAAGGTTTTGAGCGACCCAGAGCCGGCCGTTGCTATAACGGCACTCGCGGATTCCTCCATCAACCTACAACTTCGCGCTTGGACCAAGACCGAGGACTACTGGGCAGTCAAGGGGGACCTGACGAAGGGCATCTACGAGCTCTACACAAAGGAGGGCATAGAGATACCGTTCCCGCAGCTCGATGTTCACGTCAGGGAGATGCCCAAGTGA
- the coaBC gene encoding bifunctional phosphopantothenoylcysteine decarboxylase/phosphopantothenate--cysteine ligase CoaBC, whose product MLHHVKLIHATKSRKLLGKKIVLAIPGSIAAVECVKLARELIRHGAEVHAVMSENAQKIIHPYAMEFATGNPVVTEITGFIEHVELAGEHENKADLILVCPATANTIGKIACGIDDTPVTTVVTTAFAHTPIMIAPAMHSTMYEHPIVVENIEKLKRLGVEFIGPRFEEGKAKVASIDEIVYRVIKKLHPKTLEGKRVLVTAGATREYIDPIRYITNASSGRMGIAIAEEAEFRGAEVTLIRTRGSVPSFVENQVEVETVEEMLRAIENELKAKKYDIVILAAAVSDFRVKEKASVKIKSGKALTLELEPTPKIIDRVKELQPDTFLVGFKAETGLSEEELIEAARKQIKRAGSDLVVANTLKAFGSEENEVLLVTEKSVRKIPRMSKRELAERLWDEITSILGR is encoded by the coding sequence ATGCTTCACCACGTTAAGCTTATTCACGCCACCAAGAGCCGGAAGCTTCTAGGGAAGAAAATCGTTCTTGCAATCCCCGGCAGCATAGCGGCGGTTGAGTGTGTAAAACTTGCCAGGGAGCTTATTCGACACGGCGCGGAAGTCCACGCCGTCATGAGCGAGAATGCTCAAAAGATCATCCATCCCTACGCGATGGAGTTCGCCACCGGAAATCCGGTCGTGACGGAAATCACCGGCTTCATAGAGCACGTCGAGTTAGCTGGAGAGCACGAGAACAAGGCCGACCTGATCCTCGTCTGCCCGGCAACTGCAAACACGATAGGGAAAATCGCCTGCGGTATAGACGACACACCCGTTACAACCGTTGTGACGACGGCCTTCGCCCACACACCGATAATGATTGCCCCTGCGATGCACTCCACCATGTACGAGCATCCGATAGTCGTCGAGAACATCGAGAAACTCAAGAGGCTCGGCGTCGAGTTCATAGGCCCAAGATTCGAGGAGGGCAAGGCGAAGGTCGCCTCGATAGACGAGATAGTCTACCGCGTCATTAAAAAGCTCCATCCAAAGACCCTCGAAGGAAAGCGCGTTCTCGTAACGGCCGGTGCCACGAGGGAGTACATCGACCCGATAAGGTACATAACCAACGCGAGCAGCGGCAGGATGGGGATCGCCATAGCGGAGGAGGCGGAATTCAGGGGAGCGGAGGTCACGCTCATCAGGACGAGGGGGAGCGTTCCCAGCTTCGTAGAGAACCAGGTTGAGGTCGAAACCGTTGAAGAAATGCTCCGGGCGATAGAGAACGAGTTAAAGGCCAAGAAATATGACATTGTCATCCTCGCCGCCGCGGTGAGCGACTTCCGCGTTAAGGAGAAGGCCAGCGTAAAGATAAAGAGCGGAAAGGCCTTAACGCTTGAGCTTGAGCCAACGCCGAAGATAATAGACAGGGTTAAGGAACTTCAGCCCGATACCTTCCTCGTCGGTTTCAAAGCCGAAACCGGCCTCAGCGAGGAGGAGCTCATCGAAGCGGCGAGAAAGCAGATCAAAAGGGCAGGGAGCGATCTCGTCGTGGCAAACACGCTAAAGGCCTTCGGTAGTGAGGAGAACGAGGTTCTGCTAGTGACGGAGAAGTCGGTACGAAAGATTCCGAGGATGAGTAAAAGAGAACTCGCCGAAAGGCTCTGGGACGAAATAACTTCGATTCTCGGTCGATGA
- a CDS encoding DUF190 domain-containing protein gives MVEVEHWNTLRLRIYIGENDRFDGKPLYKAIVERLREMGIAGATVYRGIYGFGKKSRVHSADVMRLSTDLPIVIEVVDRGFKIEKAICEIKPMIQDGMITVEPTIVVWVGTKEEVSKFEDDAVREL, from the coding sequence GTGGTTGAGGTGGAACACTGGAACACGCTTCGCCTTCGCATCTACATAGGCGAGAACGACCGCTTTGATGGAAAGCCCCTCTACAAGGCGATAGTGGAGAGACTCCGCGAGATGGGCATCGCCGGGGCAACGGTGTACCGCGGCATCTACGGCTTTGGGAAGAAGAGCCGCGTTCACTCCGCCGACGTTATGAGGCTCTCAACGGACCTACCCATCGTGATAGAGGTCGTGGACAGGGGCTTTAAGATAGAAAAAGCGATATGCGAAATCAAGCCCATGATACAGGACGGGATGATAACCGTGGAGCCGACCATAGTCGTATGGGTGGGCACCAAGGAAGAGGTTAGCAAGTTCGAAGACGACGCCGTGAGGGAACTCTGA
- the crcB gene encoding fluoride efflux transporter CrcB — translation MNFRIMTAIMLGGALGALARFYISGILPVYRDFPVGTLLVNSIASLILGYLYGLLFWGIGVSTEWRLFFGTGFCGALSTFSTFSYETFSLLREREYLVAILNVSANVIITLGLVFLGFVLARR, via the coding sequence ATGAACTTCAGAATAATGACCGCAATAATGCTCGGCGGCGCCCTCGGTGCGCTTGCGAGGTTCTACATCTCGGGAATACTGCCGGTTTACAGGGACTTTCCGGTTGGAACGCTCCTCGTGAACAGCATAGCCAGCTTGATCCTCGGCTACCTCTACGGCCTGCTCTTCTGGGGCATCGGGGTCTCAACCGAGTGGAGGCTCTTCTTCGGAACGGGCTTCTGCGGGGCGTTGAGCACGTTCTCAACGTTCTCCTACGAGACTTTTTCGCTCCTGCGCGAGAGGGAGTACCTCGTGGCTATCCTGAACGTCTCGGCAAACGTTATAATCACACTAGGCCTAGTATTCCTCGGGTTCGTCCTTGCAAGGAGGTGA
- a CDS encoding cation:proton antiporter, producing the protein MPGIPSFEFGIETIALASLMVLLSGILAMLISRKTKFPYTPLLVLLGVLVGPVLTLILPQTARMLFYYVRAFGLFLVLFAAGFSLRLAVLKEHKLVITLLDTIGLLGTAILAGWFFSWAFGVPFPVGFLFGAVVSGTDPATLIPLFQEHKVPEDVETVIITEAIFNGPLAIILTMVALFLIIPEIPGYAPVEPVLEGAGLYVAAIVYFLYQIFVSAIIGAVIAYIAYQAIVRLGLYRSPYTQILGLAMAFGGYVVGEFVGASGFLVVTIIGLILGNHRDFFKRKSSKVDDAVERNMEFNDVLSTFSVIFIFVLLGASLDLTDLQWGTIATSLMVALFVIFVARPLASLVVLPFTGFKRFLFISLEGPKGAVAASMAILPVVLGRAYNSPEMIAWGELILSAGLMTVLLSMLLESAWVSLLRERLLD; encoded by the coding sequence ATGCCTGGCATCCCGAGCTTTGAGTTTGGAATAGAGACAATCGCCCTCGCCTCGCTGATGGTTCTCCTCTCGGGCATACTGGCGATGCTCATCAGCCGGAAGACGAAGTTTCCATACACACCTCTCCTCGTTCTCCTCGGTGTTCTCGTGGGCCCTGTTCTGACCCTGATACTTCCCCAGACCGCCAGGATGCTCTTCTACTACGTCCGCGCCTTTGGACTCTTCTTGGTTCTCTTCGCGGCGGGGTTCAGCCTCAGACTCGCTGTTCTCAAGGAGCACAAGCTCGTCATAACTCTGCTCGACACGATTGGCCTTCTGGGAACTGCCATCTTAGCCGGCTGGTTCTTCTCGTGGGCCTTCGGCGTTCCCTTCCCTGTTGGCTTCCTCTTCGGGGCGGTGGTTTCTGGCACCGACCCCGCGACGCTGATACCGCTCTTTCAGGAGCACAAGGTCCCGGAGGACGTCGAGACGGTAATCATCACCGAAGCCATATTCAACGGTCCCCTCGCGATAATTCTCACGATGGTGGCCCTGTTCCTCATAATCCCGGAGATTCCCGGCTACGCCCCGGTCGAACCGGTCTTGGAGGGTGCCGGCCTCTACGTTGCAGCTATCGTCTACTTCCTCTACCAGATATTCGTCTCTGCCATCATTGGGGCAGTTATAGCCTACATAGCATACCAGGCCATAGTGCGGCTCGGCCTCTACAGAAGCCCTTACACACAGATACTCGGCCTGGCGATGGCCTTCGGGGGCTACGTTGTTGGAGAGTTCGTCGGTGCCTCGGGATTCCTCGTCGTTACAATAATCGGCCTCATCCTCGGAAACCACCGCGATTTCTTCAAGAGGAAAAGCAGTAAGGTGGACGATGCCGTGGAGAGAAACATGGAGTTCAACGACGTCCTCTCGACCTTCTCGGTTATATTCATCTTCGTGCTCCTCGGCGCGAGCCTTGATCTCACGGACCTGCAGTGGGGGACGATAGCCACATCGCTCATGGTGGCGCTGTTCGTGATATTCGTCGCCAGACCGCTGGCCTCCCTCGTTGTCCTGCCCTTCACTGGCTTCAAGCGGTTCCTCTTCATCTCCCTTGAGGGGCCGAAGGGTGCCGTTGCCGCGAGCATGGCGATACTGCCTGTCGTCCTTGGCAGGGCCTACAACAGTCCCGAGATGATCGCGTGGGGAGAGCTGATACTGAGCGCCGGGCTTATGACGGTTCTGCTCTCGATGCTGCTGGAGTCGGCGTGGGTTTCGCTTCTCAGGGAGAGGCTCCTGGATTAG